A portion of the Lolium rigidum isolate FL_2022 chromosome 1, APGP_CSIRO_Lrig_0.1, whole genome shotgun sequence genome contains these proteins:
- the LOC124706327 gene encoding cytochrome P450 716B1-like: MDHLLIVVALIVTASSIGIHLVTRAKKPCLANLPPGSFGLPVIGQTVSIIRAMRGNTTDRWIRDRVQRYGPVSKLSLFSMPTVLLAGPAANKFMFFSSLLPVMQIQSTKRIIGEKSLLSIHGDDHRRIRGALMEFLKPDMLKLYISRIDAEVRHHLEENWAGRTAVTVLPLMKRLTLGIISSLLFGLERGAVRDALAVDFTCILEGALAIPVNLPFTAFSRSIKARRRAERLLKGIMREKKALLEQGKASPNNDLISRLVSMTDDHGEQLLSSDEIIDNCILALIAGHDTTSILMTFMVRHLANDPATLAAMVQEHEEIAKDKADGEALTWEDLSKMKFTWRVAQETLRIVPPVVGGFRTALEDIEFDGYLIPKGWQVFWTANETHMDPSIFHDPAKFDPSRFENALASAPPCSFVAFGGGPRICPGREFAKIEILVTMHNLVRHFRWKLCYKENTFIRDPMPSPLHGLPIQLEHMTSL; the protein is encoded by the exons ATGGATCATTTGCTTATAGTGGTAGCGCTCATTGTCACGGCCTCGTCTATAGGAATCCATCTTGTGACCAGAGCAAAGAAACCATGTCTGGCGAACTTGCCCCCGGGATCCTTTGGTCTGCCGGTGATTGGCCAGACCGTCAGCATCATCCGCGCTATGCGCGGAAACACCACTGATCGGTGGATCCGGGACCGGGTCCAGAGATACGGCCCGGTTTCGAAACTATCGCTTTTCAGCATGCCGACGGTTCTTCTGGCGGGCCCGGCGGCCAACAAGTTCATGTTCTTCAGCAGCTTGCTGCCGGTGATGCAAATCCAATCGACCAAGCGTATCATCGGGGAGAAGAGCCTCCTGAGCATCCACGGCGACGATCACCGGCGCATTCGTGGCGCGCTAATGGAGTTCCTCAAGCCTGACATGCTCAAGCTGTACATTTCCAGGATCGACGCCGAGGTGAGGCACCACCTAGAGGAGAACTGGGCCGGTCGCACGGCCGTCACCGTGCTGCCGCTGATGAAGCGTCTGACGTTGGGTATCATCTCATCACTACTGTTTGGCCTTGAGAGGGGTGCCGTACGGGACGCCCTCGCCGTTGACTTCACATGCATACTTGAAGGCGCGTTGGCGATCCCGGTGAACCTGCCATTCACGGCTTTCAGCCGGAGCATCAAGGCTAGGCGAAGGGCTGAACGTCTCCTCAAGGGGATCATGCGAGAGAAGAAGGCTCTGCTGGAGCAGGGAAAGGCCTCGCCAAACAATGACCTCATCAGCCGTCTGGTCAGCATGACAGACGACCATGGCGAGCAGCTCTTGAGCAGCGACGAGATCATCGACAATTGCATCCTCGCCTTGATTGCCGGCCATGACACGACCTCCATACTCATGACGTTCATGGTCCGACACCTCGCCAATGATCCGGCCACCCTCGCAGCTATGGTGCAAG AGCATGAAGAGATTGCAAAGGACAAGGCAGATGGGGAAGCTCTAACCTGGGAAGACCTATCGAAAATGAAGTTCACATGGCGAGTCGCACAGGAGACACTTCGCATCGTCCCTCCAGTCGTCGGGGGCTTCAGAACAGCACTCGAAGACATCGAGTTCGACGGCTACCTCATTCCAAAAGGATGGCAG GTGTTTTGGACGGCAAATGAAACACACATGGACCCCAGCATTTTCCACGATCCGGCAAAGTTTGACCCCTCCCGTTTCGAGAACGCGTTGGCGTCAGCGCCACCATGCTCCTTCGTCGCCTTTGGTGGCGGCCCTAGAATATGCCCCGGTAGGGAGTTTGCTAAGATCGAAATATTGGTGACCATGCATAACCTGGTGAGACACTTCAGATGGAAGCTCTGCTACAAGGAGAATACCTTCATCAGGGACCCCATGCCATCGCCTCTACATGGCCTGCCGATACAACTGGAGCACATGACCTCCCTTTGA